DNA sequence from the Lodderomyces elongisporus chromosome 5, complete sequence genome:
TGTTGTATTTGGGCCAACCTCGAGTACCCTTCAGTACAGAACCTCAATTGAATCTTGACCAAACTCTCGAATGAAGGATCATAGAATGGTACTCTCAATGCAATCAATTGTGGTAATTCGTCCTTTAGTTGCTTATTGAGGTTTTCGTAAATTTCTTTCGCCATAGCGAGTTCCTTCTCGGCTTTGGGCAATTTACCAGCATCCTTTGCTGGCTTATCGATCAATCGCCGTACTCTTGATTTGCATTGCTCAAAATCCGTCTTCTTGTGTGCTCTCTTTTTGATTGCTTCATCGATTTCAACAAAGTAATGGGCAAACTTGGCAATTGGGTCTAGCACGGTCTCTCTAAATGGTCCGTCCAATTGCTTAACTGTTTCTTCGTCAAACTCTTGAACGCACTGCAGGTAGTAGGTTCCCAATG
Encoded proteins:
- the hob3_2 gene encoding BAR adaptor protein Hob3, which codes for MSWTGFKKAVTRAGGSVTVKSVDKTMDKDFDTEERRYKTLKSAGETLQKASKGYLDHIRAVTRSQVVIAEIVSNLYEESKQGQSAYTALGTYYSQCVQEFDEETVKQLDGPFRETVLDPIAKFAHYFVEIDEAIKKRAHKKTDFEQCKSRVRRLIDKPAKDAGKLPKAEKELAMAKEIYENLNKQLKDELPQLIALRVPFYDPSFESLVKIQLRFCTEGYSRLAQIQQYMDPASRDEYANGILDGRIDDLLGQMQTLTITSLGK